From the Pseudoalteromonas tunicata genome, one window contains:
- a CDS encoding GNAT family N-acetyltransferase — protein sequence MTIHIRHSTANDAVAVFSIISQKSCYSNTLQHPLSSIEKWTKRLSQLPDNCISIVAEKNGHVVGQLGAENFSNPRRRHACNIGMIVCESARGQGVGDALLSAFIDLACNWMGIKRIELEVYTDNAAALALYKKHGFTIEGTAKNYALKDGILVDAYLMAKCI from the coding sequence ATGACTATTCATATTCGCCATAGTACAGCTAATGATGCGGTTGCTGTTTTTTCAATCATTTCGCAAAAAAGCTGTTACAGCAATACCTTACAGCATCCTTTAAGTAGTATTGAAAAGTGGACTAAACGCCTTAGCCAATTACCTGATAACTGCATTAGTATTGTCGCTGAAAAAAATGGCCATGTTGTTGGTCAGTTAGGTGCTGAGAATTTTAGTAATCCACGACGTCGCCATGCTTGTAATATTGGCATGATTGTATGTGAATCTGCGCGCGGACAAGGCGTAGGCGATGCCTTATTAAGCGCATTTATCGATTTAGCTTGTAATTGGATGGGTATTAAACGCATTGAATTAGAAGTATATACCGACAATGCAGCGGCACTCGCTTTATATAAAAAGCATGGTTTTACTATCGAAGGCACCGCTAAAAACTATGCATTAAAAGACGGTATATTAGTTGATGCTTACCTAATGGCTAAGTGCATTTAA
- a CDS encoding VOC family protein: MQVEDIKVFIPSQDFALSKAFYLAMGFSIIFETAQVCEFENGDCSFLLQNFYHEGLANNLMVQLVVSSVGDVHKTLQSLTEFGIKFSEPEIVPWGNVLHLWGPAGELWHITQFSESS, encoded by the coding sequence GTGCAAGTTGAAGATATAAAAGTATTTATACCCAGTCAGGATTTTGCGCTTTCAAAAGCGTTTTATCTGGCAATGGGTTTTAGTATCATCTTTGAAACAGCTCAAGTCTGTGAGTTTGAAAATGGTGACTGCTCATTTTTATTACAAAACTTTTATCATGAAGGTTTAGCTAATAATTTAATGGTTCAATTGGTGGTAAGTTCAGTTGGAGATGTGCACAAAACGTTACAAAGTTTGACTGAGTTTGGCATTAAATTCAGTGAACCAGAAATAGTGCCTTGGGGTAACGTGTTGCATTTGTGGGGCCCGGCAGGTGAGCTTTGGCATATCACACAGTTTAGTGAGTCATCTTAA
- a CDS encoding DUF1330 domain-containing protein: MSYEMLVGLNVLDDVKYEEYRSAMKPILADYQGYFGYDFKVSEVLISPDNAAINRVFTLNFSNKGQMEGFFSDPQYLVVKEQFFIASVGSVSIISSYDKAD; the protein is encoded by the coding sequence ATGTCATATGAAATGTTAGTGGGTTTAAATGTGCTGGATGATGTTAAATATGAAGAATATCGCTCAGCGATGAAGCCTATTCTTGCAGACTATCAAGGTTATTTTGGTTATGACTTTAAAGTCTCTGAGGTATTAATTTCCCCCGATAATGCTGCGATAAATAGGGTCTTTACACTTAACTTTAGTAATAAAGGTCAAATGGAGGGCTTTTTCTCAGATCCTCAATATTTAGTCGTCAAAGAGCAATTTTTTATCGCATCCGTTGGCAGTGTCTCTATTATTTCTAGTTACGATAAAGCAGATTAA
- a CDS encoding ferredoxin reductase — translation MKLLEKVINKAAHLLLHTESFKGYLEPLVQQFKPAWRAGFYRAKVIKIITLPANCISLELRPERSWPSHQAGQHVLLSCQFNGRLMTRTFSISSSQGQAERGNHIRLTIKTAKNGAFTSQLANELAVGDFVNLSEPMGEFLLPSCEPNSTDELFFIAAGSGITPFMAMLHTLAERDHIRTQNIYLCYFAKQGEHLFIDELTELKRFIPRLNVMFLVRKQGDSLASALKNVMPTSQVLICGPQQFKQDVDAVLNHFGHLSLNRQAEFFQTPLSNENNADIQQVTVLRHGQVTELLLTGNENLLNGLEQQGLSPNFGCRIGVCHQCQCIKKCGIVKNLRTGEQSDTGEQLIQLCISQAITPLELEL, via the coding sequence ATGAAATTATTAGAGAAAGTAATCAATAAAGCTGCGCATCTATTGCTGCATACAGAGTCCTTTAAAGGCTATCTTGAGCCTTTGGTACAACAATTTAAACCAGCATGGCGTGCTGGATTTTATCGTGCCAAAGTGATTAAAATCATTACGTTACCTGCCAACTGCATAAGTTTAGAGCTTAGACCAGAGCGGTCATGGCCAAGCCATCAAGCTGGCCAGCATGTTTTGTTAAGCTGTCAATTTAATGGCCGCTTAATGACTCGCACATTTTCCATTTCGTCTTCGCAAGGCCAAGCTGAACGCGGAAATCACATTAGATTAACCATTAAAACTGCAAAAAATGGCGCGTTTACCAGCCAACTTGCAAACGAGCTTGCTGTAGGTGACTTTGTAAATCTATCTGAACCTATGGGTGAATTTTTACTGCCTTCGTGTGAACCAAACAGCACAGATGAGTTATTTTTCATTGCCGCAGGTTCTGGGATCACCCCATTTATGGCTATGTTACATACGCTAGCTGAACGGGATCATATTCGAACGCAAAACATTTACCTGTGTTACTTTGCTAAACAAGGAGAACATTTATTTATTGATGAACTCACTGAACTTAAGCGCTTTATTCCACGGTTAAACGTGATGTTTTTAGTACGAAAACAAGGCGACTCTTTAGCAAGTGCACTCAAAAATGTCATGCCCACAAGCCAAGTGCTTATTTGTGGACCACAGCAGTTTAAACAAGATGTTGACGCTGTACTCAATCACTTTGGTCATCTTAGTTTAAATCGTCAGGCGGAGTTTTTTCAGACGCCATTAAGTAACGAAAATAATGCAGATATTCAACAAGTAACTGTTTTACGTCATGGTCAAGTTACCGAGTTATTACTAACAGGTAATGAAAACCTATTAAATGGTTTAGAACAACAAGGTCTGTCGCCAAATTTTGGTTGTCGCATTGGCGTCTGCCATCAATGTCAATGTATTAAAAAATGCGGCATTGTTAAAAACCTACGGACCGGTGAGCAATCTGATACAGGTGAGCAACTTATTCAGTTATGCATTAGCCAAGCAATTACACCTTTAGAATTGGAATTATAA
- a CDS encoding fatty acid desaturase family protein — protein MNTPDFKTLGEQLDALKQTTLAKVGTLDAMHIRKVIAYQRILEWTGRILLMLGFLQPIYWVIGVLSLAIAKILDNMEIGHNVMHGQYDWMNDPHINSRQFEWDIACDGKSWQRIHNYEHHTYTNIIGKDRDFGYGLLRLSNDFRWRLKNLWQFLTYINLSLLFQWGVSYHELAAERVFMGRKKQQRTSKIDPNALKRAFFSKGAKQLFKDYLLFPALAGPLFLWVLSGNLVANLLRNVWTSTIIFCGHFTSDVHTFNAKDCENESQGQWYYRQALGSSNIKGNTLFHLLTGHLSFQIEHHLFPDLPSSRYQEVAPQVQAIFKQHGIAYNTGSFFRQYSQVLKRIIRYSFP, from the coding sequence ATGAATACGCCTGATTTTAAAACCCTAGGTGAGCAGTTAGACGCTCTCAAACAAACCACTTTGGCTAAAGTGGGCACTTTAGATGCGATGCATATCCGAAAAGTGATCGCTTATCAGCGAATCCTAGAATGGACGGGTCGAATTTTACTGATGCTTGGTTTCTTACAGCCTATTTACTGGGTAATTGGTGTACTTAGTCTCGCAATCGCAAAAATCCTCGATAATATGGAAATTGGTCATAACGTAATGCATGGCCAATACGATTGGATGAACGACCCTCATATTAATTCGCGCCAATTCGAATGGGATATTGCCTGTGATGGTAAAAGTTGGCAGCGTATTCATAATTACGAACACCATACTTATACCAATATTATTGGTAAAGACCGTGATTTTGGTTATGGACTGCTGCGTTTATCAAACGATTTTAGATGGCGATTAAAAAATCTTTGGCAGTTTCTTACTTATATTAATTTAAGTTTATTATTCCAATGGGGTGTTTCATATCATGAACTTGCAGCCGAGCGAGTGTTTATGGGTAGAAAGAAACAACAGAGAACGTCAAAAATCGACCCAAATGCATTAAAACGTGCTTTTTTTAGTAAAGGAGCAAAACAGTTATTTAAAGATTACTTACTGTTTCCAGCCTTAGCAGGGCCATTATTTTTATGGGTATTAAGCGGTAATTTAGTCGCTAATTTATTGCGCAATGTATGGACTTCAACCATTATATTTTGTGGTCATTTTACCAGTGACGTACATACGTTTAACGCTAAAGACTGTGAAAATGAAAGCCAAGGGCAATGGTACTATCGCCAAGCATTAGGCTCATCAAATATTAAAGGGAATACGTTATTTCACTTATTAACTGGGCATTTAAGTTTTCAAATAGAGCACCATTTATTTCCTGACTTACCTTCTTCACGGTATCAAGAAGTGGCGCCACAGGTGCAAGCAATATTTAAACAACATGGTATCGCTTATAATACCGGATCGTTTTTTAGACAATATAGCCAAGTTCTAAAACGCATTATACGATATTCTTTTCCGTAA
- a CDS encoding H-NS family nucleoid-associated regulatory protein, with protein MKDIKSFIKEASFSDLEKAKVLIEAALNERQAQETAKQEVLALLKEKGLTLDDLVENNSADKRAKVQAKYRITRDGETFEWSGRGKRPKAFEGVLLEQYLAN; from the coding sequence ATGAAAGACATTAAATCATTTATTAAAGAAGCAAGTTTTTCTGATTTAGAAAAAGCAAAAGTGTTAATCGAAGCTGCACTTAATGAGCGTCAAGCTCAAGAAACTGCAAAACAAGAGGTATTAGCATTATTAAAAGAAAAAGGCTTAACGCTTGATGATTTAGTGGAAAATAACTCAGCCGATAAACGCGCTAAAGTTCAAGCTAAATATCGTATTACGCGTGATGGTGAAACGTTTGAGTGGTCTGGTCGTGGTAAGCGTCCAAAAGCATTTGAAGGTGTTCTTTTAGAACAATATTTAGCAAACTAA